One Roseomonas sp. OT10 DNA window includes the following coding sequences:
- the gyrA gene encoding DNA gyrase subunit A, which translates to MRRSYLDYAMSVIVSRALPDARDGLKPVHRRILFAMHEAGYTPDKPHRKSARVVGDVMGVYHPHGDAAIYDAMVRMAQPFSMRLPLIDGQGNFGSIDGDPPAAMRYTEARLAKSAAALLAGIDEDTVDFQPNYDESAQEPRVLPAAFPNLLVNGANGIAVGMATNIPTHNAGEVIDATLALIREPDTTLEELMRIIPGPDFPTGGLILGRSGIRLAFETGRGSIPVRARASIEELRGGRSLIAITEIPYQVNKTTLIERMAELVRSKQVEGISDLRDESDRSGMRIVVELKREATPEVVLNQLYRFTALQTTFAVNMLALDHGRPRQMGLKDALQAFIAFREEVILRRSRYRLGKARERGHLLIGLAIAVANIDEVIRLIRESPDANAAREALMARAWPAGDVGALLALVDDAGNVVIDDTVHLTETQARGILELRLQRLTGLEREKIIAELDEIAGRIRELLEILASRPRRLELMAQELAEVRAQIATPRLTEIVDGFAEQDDESLIEPGLMVVTLTRDGYVKRTTLESFRAQNRGGRGRSAATTREDDVVVRSFNAHTHQWVLFFTSRGMAFREKVWKLPLAAPAARGRSLRQLLQLQQDEQVTAVLPLPQDESLWDNLHLVFATIQGNVRRNRLSDFRNVRSTGLIAMKLDEGDSLVGVQTCREGDDVMLATRGGRCIRFVAEADQLRVFAGRDSTGVRGIRLADGDSVIALSVLRHVAATQAERMAYLKAAAARRRNGAEEGEAEANGNGAEVEAEESEEEGEGASLSAERLSEMEQAEELILSVTDGGFGKRSSAYEYRVTGRGGQGISNISLSPRTGREVVATFPARPGDDVMLVTDAGRLIRLPVDQVRVTGRQAMGVTLLRLDDSERVTSCFPVVEDGEATDAGAGETAAGDSGAEDA; encoded by the coding sequence ATGCGCCGCTCCTACCTCGATTATGCGATGAGCGTGATCGTCTCGCGCGCCCTGCCGGATGCGCGGGACGGGCTGAAGCCCGTGCACCGGCGCATCCTCTTCGCGATGCACGAGGCGGGCTACACGCCGGACAAGCCGCACCGCAAGTCGGCCCGCGTGGTCGGCGACGTGATGGGCGTCTACCACCCGCATGGCGACGCCGCGATCTACGACGCCATGGTCCGCATGGCGCAGCCCTTCTCGATGCGGCTGCCGCTGATCGACGGGCAGGGGAATTTCGGCTCGATCGACGGCGATCCGCCGGCGGCGATGCGCTACACCGAGGCGCGTCTGGCGAAGTCCGCCGCCGCGCTGCTGGCCGGCATCGACGAGGACACGGTCGACTTCCAGCCGAACTACGACGAGAGCGCGCAGGAGCCGCGGGTCCTGCCGGCGGCCTTCCCGAACCTGCTGGTGAACGGCGCCAACGGCATCGCCGTCGGCATGGCGACGAACATCCCGACCCACAATGCAGGGGAGGTGATCGACGCGACGCTCGCGCTGATCCGCGAGCCGGATACGACGCTGGAAGAACTGATGCGGATCATCCCCGGGCCGGACTTCCCGACCGGCGGGCTGATCCTCGGGCGTTCCGGCATCCGGCTGGCCTTCGAGACGGGGCGCGGCTCCATCCCCGTGCGGGCGCGCGCCAGCATCGAGGAGCTGCGCGGCGGCCGCTCCCTCATCGCGATCACCGAGATCCCGTACCAGGTCAACAAGACGACGCTGATCGAGCGCATGGCGGAGCTGGTGCGCTCCAAGCAGGTCGAGGGCATCTCCGACCTGCGCGACGAGAGCGACCGCTCCGGCATGCGCATCGTCGTCGAGCTGAAGCGCGAGGCGACGCCGGAGGTGGTGCTGAACCAGCTCTACCGCTTCACCGCGCTGCAGACGACCTTCGCGGTGAATATGCTGGCGCTCGACCACGGCCGGCCGCGGCAGATGGGGCTGAAGGACGCGCTGCAGGCCTTCATCGCCTTCCGCGAGGAGGTGATCCTCCGCCGCTCGCGCTACCGGCTGGGCAAGGCGCGCGAGCGCGGCCACCTGCTGATCGGCCTGGCCATCGCGGTCGCCAACATCGACGAGGTGATCCGCCTGATCCGCGAGAGCCCCGACGCGAACGCGGCGCGGGAGGCGTTGATGGCGCGCGCCTGGCCGGCGGGCGATGTCGGCGCGCTGCTGGCGCTGGTGGACGATGCGGGCAACGTCGTCATCGACGACACGGTGCACCTCACCGAGACCCAGGCGCGCGGCATCCTGGAGCTGCGGCTCCAGCGCCTCACCGGCCTGGAGCGCGAGAAGATCATCGCCGAGCTGGACGAGATCGCCGGGCGCATCCGCGAGCTGCTGGAGATCCTCGCCTCCCGCCCGCGCCGGCTGGAGCTGATGGCGCAGGAGCTGGCGGAGGTCCGCGCCCAGATCGCGACGCCGCGCCTGACGGAGATCGTGGACGGCTTCGCCGAGCAGGATGACGAGAGCCTGATCGAGCCGGGGCTGATGGTCGTCACCCTGACCCGCGACGGCTACGTCAAGCGCACGACGCTGGAGAGCTTCCGCGCGCAGAACCGCGGCGGGCGCGGGCGTTCGGCCGCCACGACGCGCGAGGACGACGTGGTCGTGCGCTCCTTCAACGCGCACACGCACCAGTGGGTGCTGTTCTTCACCTCGCGCGGGATGGCCTTCCGCGAGAAGGTGTGGAAGCTGCCGCTCGCCGCCCCGGCCGCGCGCGGCCGTTCCCTGCGCCAGCTCCTCCAGCTCCAGCAGGACGAGCAGGTGACGGCGGTCCTGCCGCTGCCGCAGGACGAGTCGCTGTGGGACAACCTGCACCTCGTCTTCGCGACCATCCAGGGCAACGTCCGGCGCAACCGCCTGTCGGATTTCCGCAACGTCCGCTCCACCGGCCTCATCGCCATGAAGCTGGACGAGGGGGATTCGCTGGTCGGCGTGCAGACCTGCCGCGAGGGGGACGACGTGATGCTCGCGACCCGCGGCGGCCGCTGCATCCGCTTCGTGGCGGAGGCGGACCAGCTCCGCGTCTTCGCCGGGCGCGACAGCACGGGGGTGCGCGGCATCCGCCTCGCCGACGGGGACAGCGTGATCGCGCTGTCCGTGCTGCGCCACGTCGCGGCGACCCAGGCGGAGCGCATGGCCTATCTCAAGGCCGCCGCCGCGAGGCGCCGCAACGGCGCCGAGGAGGGCGAGGCGGAGGCGAACGGCAACGGCGCCGAGGTGGAGGCCGAGGAGAGCGAGGAGGAGGGGGAGGGCGCCTCCCTGTCCGCCGAGCGCCTGTCCGAGATGGAGCAGGCGGAGGAGCTGATCCTCTCCGTCACCGATGGCGGCTTCGGCAAGCGTTCCTCGGCCTACGAGTACCGGGTGACCGGGCGCGGCGGGCAGGGGATCTCCAACATCTCCCTCAGCCCCCGCACCGGGCGCGAGGTGGTGGCGACCTTCCCGGCGCGCCCCGGGGACGACGTGATGCTGGTGACCGATGCCGGCCGCCTGATCCGCCTACCGGTCGACCAGGTCCGGGTGACCGGGCGGCAGGCCATGGGCGTCACCCTGCTGCGGCTTGACGACAGCGAGCGCGTCACCTCCTGCTTCCCCGTGGTGGAGGATGGAGAGGCCACGGATGCCGGAGCGGGGGAAACCGCGGCGGGAGACAGCGGGGCGGAGGATGCCTGA
- a CDS encoding peptidylprolyl isomerase has product MSETNNAEAQGAPSADRENILLMDLKDGRVTIELRPDLAPKHVERIKTLARQGFYDGTPFHRVIEGFMAQGGDPTGTGTGGSPLPNLPAEFSSPGKARFIRGVCGMARTQDPNSANSQFFIMFAPAASLDGQYTIWGRVVGGMEVVDKIKRGSGPNGMVREPDKIQKLRVAADVPDGQ; this is encoded by the coding sequence ATGAGCGAGACCAACAACGCCGAGGCCCAGGGTGCGCCCTCGGCCGACCGCGAGAACATCCTGCTGATGGATCTCAAGGACGGCCGGGTGACGATCGAACTGCGGCCCGACCTCGCGCCCAAGCATGTCGAGCGGATCAAGACCCTGGCCCGCCAGGGCTTCTACGACGGCACCCCGTTCCACCGGGTGATCGAGGGCTTCATGGCCCAGGGCGGCGACCCCACCGGCACCGGCACCGGCGGCAGCCCGCTGCCGAACCTGCCGGCCGAATTCAGCTCGCCGGGCAAGGCGCGCTTCATCCGCGGTGTCTGCGGCATGGCCCGGACCCAGGACCCGAACAGCGCCAACAGCCAGTTCTTCATCATGTTCGCCCCGGCGGCCAGCCTGGACGGCCAGTACACCATCTGGGGCCGGGTCGTCGGCGGCATGGAGGTCGTGGACAAGATCAAGCGCGGCAGCGGCCCGAACGGCATGGTGCGCGAGCCGGACAAGATCCAGAAGCTGCGCGTCGCGGCCGACGTGCCGGACGGCCAGTAG
- the uvrA gene encoding excinuclease ABC subunit UvrA has protein sequence MAGAAIRVRGARQHNLKSIDLDIPKDTLTVITGLSGSGKSSLAFDTIYAEGQRRYVESLSAYARQFLQLMGKPDVDSIEGLSPAISIEQKTTSHNPRSTVGTVTEIWDYMRLLWARVGVPYSPATGLPIEAQTVSQMVDRVMAMPEGTRLLILAPVARGRKGEWKKELAEWQRRGFERAKINGELVRIEEAPNLDKKKKHDIEVVVDRIVVRDGAQTRLADSFETALGLADGVAYAENADGGERTVFSSRFACPVSGFTIEEIEPRLFSFNSPQGACPVCDGLGTESYFDAALVVPDELRALSEGAVAPWSGGASSEYYDQTLESLARHFKVRLTTPWQDLPEVVRKAILTGTGSEVVALRYKDGLRAYEVKKPFEGVIPNLQRRLRETDNPWVREDLLRYQAERPCAACNGARLKPEALSVKVAGLNVSEAAALSIRKAMEWFAGVDRTLTPQRLEIAGRILREINERLRFLVDVGLDYLNLARSSATLSGGESQRIRLASQIGSGLTGVLYVLDEPSIGLHQRDNERLLGTLRRLRDLGNTVLVVEHDEDAIRAADHLVDIGPGAGKHGGRVIAQGTPEEVAAHPDSVTGAYLSGRQRIEVPAERRAPDKDRMLRVVGARGNNLKNVSASIPLGTFTCVTGVSGGGKSTLVIETLYKAAARRLMGSGTVPAPHDRIEGLELLDKIIDIDQSPIGRTPRSNPATYTGLFAPIRDWFSELPESRARGYKPGRFSFNVKGGRCEACQGDGLIKIEMHFLPDVYVTCDTCKGKRYNRETLEVKFREKSIADVLEMTVDEGVEFFSAVPTIREKLVVLKEVGLGYIHLGQQATTLSGGEAQRIKLAKELSRRATGRTLYILDEPTTGLHFEDVRKLLELLQALVKTGNTVVVIEHNLEVIKTADWLLDLGPEGGEGGGRIVAEGTPEAVAANPESHTGRFLVPLLEGRPVVPAPRPKGKARKG, from the coding sequence CTGGCGGGCGCGGCCATCCGCGTGCGGGGGGCGCGGCAGCACAACCTGAAGTCGATCGACCTCGACATCCCCAAGGACACGCTGACGGTCATCACCGGGCTGTCGGGATCGGGCAAGTCCTCGCTCGCCTTCGACACGATCTATGCCGAGGGGCAGCGGCGCTATGTGGAGAGCCTGTCGGCCTACGCCCGGCAGTTCCTCCAGCTGATGGGCAAGCCGGACGTGGACAGCATCGAGGGCCTCTCCCCGGCCATCTCGATCGAGCAGAAGACGACCAGCCACAACCCCCGCTCCACGGTCGGCACGGTCACCGAGATCTGGGACTACATGCGCCTGCTCTGGGCGCGGGTGGGGGTGCCCTATTCCCCCGCCACCGGCCTGCCGATCGAGGCGCAGACGGTCAGCCAGATGGTGGACCGGGTGATGGCCATGCCGGAGGGCACCCGCCTGCTGATCCTGGCCCCCGTCGCGCGCGGCCGGAAGGGCGAGTGGAAGAAGGAGCTGGCCGAGTGGCAGCGCCGCGGCTTCGAGCGCGCCAAGATCAACGGCGAGCTGGTCCGCATCGAGGAGGCGCCGAACCTCGACAAGAAGAAGAAGCACGACATTGAGGTCGTGGTGGACCGCATCGTCGTCCGCGACGGCGCCCAGACCCGGCTGGCCGACAGCTTCGAGACGGCCCTGGGGCTGGCCGACGGCGTCGCCTATGCCGAGAACGCGGATGGCGGCGAGCGCACGGTGTTCAGCAGCCGCTTCGCCTGTCCGGTCAGCGGCTTCACCATCGAGGAGATCGAGCCGCGGCTGTTCTCCTTCAACTCGCCCCAGGGCGCCTGCCCCGTCTGCGACGGGCTGGGGACGGAGAGCTACTTCGACGCCGCGCTGGTGGTGCCGGACGAGCTGCGCGCCCTGTCGGAAGGCGCCGTCGCGCCCTGGTCCGGCGGCGCCTCCTCGGAATACTACGACCAGACGCTGGAGAGCTTGGCGCGGCACTTCAAGGTGCGGCTGACCACCCCCTGGCAGGACCTGCCGGAGGTGGTGCGCAAGGCCATCCTGACCGGCACGGGCAGCGAGGTCGTGGCACTCCGCTACAAGGACGGGCTGCGCGCCTACGAGGTGAAGAAGCCCTTCGAGGGCGTCATCCCCAATCTCCAGCGACGCCTGCGCGAGACGGACAACCCCTGGGTCCGCGAGGACCTGCTGCGCTACCAGGCGGAGCGCCCCTGCGCCGCGTGCAACGGCGCCCGGCTCAAGCCCGAGGCGCTGTCGGTCAAGGTCGCCGGGCTGAACGTCAGCGAGGCGGCGGCGCTCTCCATCCGCAAGGCGATGGAGTGGTTCGCGGGGGTGGACAGGACCCTCACCCCCCAGCGGCTGGAGATCGCCGGCCGCATCCTGCGCGAGATCAACGAGCGGCTGCGCTTCCTGGTGGATGTGGGGCTGGACTACCTGAACCTCGCCCGCTCCTCGGCCACGCTTTCGGGCGGGGAGAGCCAGCGAATCCGCCTCGCCTCGCAGATCGGCTCCGGCCTGACGGGGGTGCTCTACGTGCTGGACGAGCCCTCGATCGGCCTGCACCAGCGCGACAACGAGCGTCTGCTGGGCACGCTGCGCCGCCTGCGCGACCTGGGCAACACCGTGCTGGTGGTCGAGCATGACGAGGACGCGATCCGCGCCGCCGACCACCTGGTGGATATCGGCCCCGGCGCCGGCAAGCATGGCGGCCGCGTCATCGCTCAGGGCACGCCGGAGGAGGTCGCGGCGCATCCGGACAGCGTGACCGGCGCCTACCTCTCCGGGCGGCAGCGGATCGAGGTGCCGGCGGAACGCCGCGCGCCGGACAAGGACCGCATGCTGCGCGTCGTGGGGGCGCGCGGGAACAACCTGAAGAACGTCTCGGCCAGCATCCCGCTGGGCACCTTCACCTGCGTCACCGGCGTCTCCGGCGGCGGCAAGTCCACGCTGGTGATCGAGACGCTGTACAAGGCCGCCGCGCGACGGCTGATGGGCTCCGGCACCGTCCCCGCGCCGCACGACCGGATCGAGGGGCTGGAGCTGCTCGACAAGATCATCGACATCGACCAGTCGCCGATCGGCCGCACCCCGCGCTCCAACCCCGCCACCTATACGGGGCTGTTCGCGCCGATCCGCGACTGGTTCTCGGAGCTGCCGGAGAGCCGCGCGCGCGGCTACAAGCCCGGCCGCTTCAGCTTCAACGTCAAGGGCGGGCGCTGCGAGGCCTGCCAGGGCGACGGGCTGATCAAGATCGAGATGCACTTCCTGCCCGACGTCTACGTCACCTGCGACACCTGCAAGGGCAAGCGCTACAACCGCGAGACGCTGGAGGTGAAGTTCCGCGAGAAGTCGATCGCGGACGTACTGGAGATGACGGTGGACGAGGGGGTGGAGTTCTTCTCCGCTGTCCCCACGATCCGCGAGAAGCTGGTGGTGCTGAAGGAGGTGGGACTCGGCTACATCCATCTCGGCCAGCAGGCGACCACCCTCTCGGGCGGCGAGGCGCAGCGCATCAAGCTGGCCAAGGAGCTGTCGCGCCGCGCCACCGGCCGCACCCTCTACATCCTGGACGAGCCCACCACCGGGCTGCACTTCGAGGACGTGCGCAAGCTGCTCGAGCTGCTCCAGGCGCTGGTGAAGACGGGCAACACGGTGGTGGTGATCGAGCACAACCTGGAAGTCATCAAGACCGCCGACTGGCTGCTCGACCTCGGCCCGGAGGGCGGCGAGGGCGGCGGGCGCATCGTGGCGGAGGGCACGCCGGAGGCGGTCGCCGCCAACCCGGAGAGCCACACCGGCCGCTTCCTGGTGCCCCTGCTGGAAGGCCGCCCTGTGGTGCCGGCGCCGAGGCCGAAAGGCAAGGCGCGGAAGGGCTGA
- a CDS encoding DUF599 domain-containing protein — translation MIPFLSHLDLLGLAVFLLCWAGYALVADRIPAIRARSVIAAMDEHRRRWLVSTLPKENRIADVAIVGNLMSSTSFLANTCIFIIGGLMALLASPEVGRRVLESVPFAQTGLSDGGWEARILLLLLIFVRTFFELTWALRQFNYGSILIGAFPRDAANGLPAAEIAARVVNRAARHFNTGLRAYYFGLAALAWILHPVALMLASLWVVAELHRREFRSAVRQAVIEGEEQQR, via the coding sequence ATGATCCCCTTCCTCAGCCACCTCGACCTGCTGGGCCTCGCGGTCTTCCTCCTCTGCTGGGCCGGCTACGCCCTGGTCGCCGACCGCATCCCCGCGATCCGCGCCCGCAGCGTCATCGCGGCCATGGACGAGCACCGGCGCCGCTGGCTGGTCTCCACCCTGCCCAAGGAGAACCGGATCGCCGACGTGGCCATCGTCGGCAACCTGATGTCCTCCACCTCCTTCCTCGCCAATACCTGCATCTTCATCATCGGCGGCCTGATGGCGCTCCTCGCCTCGCCGGAGGTCGGGCGCCGCGTGCTGGAATCCGTGCCCTTCGCCCAGACCGGCCTGTCCGACGGCGGGTGGGAGGCGCGGATCCTGCTGCTGCTGCTGATCTTCGTGCGGACGTTCTTCGAGCTGACCTGGGCGCTTCGCCAGTTCAACTACGGCTCCATCCTGATCGGCGCCTTCCCGCGCGACGCGGCGAATGGCCTGCCGGCGGCCGAGATCGCCGCGCGGGTGGTGAACCGGGCGGCGCGGCACTTCAACACGGGGCTGCGCGCATACTATTTCGGCCTCGCCGCCCTCGCCTGGATCCTGCATCCGGTGGCGCTGATGCTGGCGAGCCTGTGGGTGGTGGCGGAGCTGCACCGGCGGGAGTTCCGGTCAGCCGTGAGGCAGGCCGTCATCGAGGGGGAGGAACAGCAGCGCTGA
- the ssb gene encoding single-stranded DNA-binding protein, producing the protein MAGSVNKVILIGNLGRDPEVRNFQNGGKVVNLRLATTETYKDREGNRQEKTEWHSVAIFNERLGDVAEKYLRKGSSVYIEGKLETRKWADKEGQERYTTEIVLRNFGGELTLLGGRGGGEGGEAPSGGGFGGERGGYGGGARSGGGERGGFGGGSGGGASRPARGGGGGGWDAPKGDLDDDIPF; encoded by the coding sequence ATGGCCGGTAGCGTCAACAAGGTGATCCTGATCGGGAATCTGGGTCGGGACCCGGAGGTCCGCAACTTCCAGAACGGCGGCAAGGTCGTGAACCTGCGGCTGGCGACCACCGAGACCTACAAGGACCGCGAGGGCAACCGGCAGGAGAAGACCGAGTGGCACTCGGTCGCGATCTTCAACGAGCGGCTGGGCGACGTCGCCGAGAAGTACCTGCGCAAGGGCAGCTCGGTGTATATCGAGGGCAAGCTCGAGACCCGGAAGTGGGCCGACAAGGAAGGCCAGGAGCGCTACACGACCGAGATCGTGCTCCGGAACTTCGGCGGCGAGCTGACCCTGCTGGGCGGCCGCGGCGGCGGGGAGGGGGGTGAGGCCCCCTCCGGTGGCGGCTTCGGCGGCGAGCGCGGCGGCTATGGCGGCGGCGCCCGCTCCGGCGGCGGGGAGCGCGGCGGCTTCGGCGGCGGTTCGGGCGGCGGCGCCTCCCGCCCGGCACGCGGCGGCGGCGGCGGCGGCTGGGACGCGCCGAAGGGCGACCTGGACGACGACATCCCGTTCTGA
- a CDS encoding GGDEF domain-containing protein, with product MPSSAFLLPQDLIRAAVLALLVLATTACLHRCWLRRRQQDRALLLLLLGATAVLGMTAFLLAQDYRLRVLPDRMAGMAVPAWDGWLLVDGAMGLLALALLAVSRQRDDQLQRLLSEATTDPLTGVLNRRALMALAGPALERPRRQGEPSSLVMLDLDHFKRINDGHGHAAGDAVLQQLGAVLRSASRGRDIIARVGGEEFVLLLPGEGVDGARSVAERLREDVARLIPHPGGEGHRITLSAGLAAIGPGEPVAALEKALSAADQALYAAKAAGRDRVIVASGPVR from the coding sequence ATGCCGTCCTCCGCGTTCCTGCTTCCCCAGGATCTGATCCGGGCCGCGGTGCTGGCCCTGCTGGTGCTGGCGACCACCGCCTGCCTGCACCGTTGCTGGCTGCGGCGACGGCAGCAGGACCGGGCCCTCCTCCTGCTGCTGCTCGGCGCCACGGCGGTGCTGGGGATGACCGCCTTCCTCCTCGCGCAGGACTACCGGCTGCGCGTCCTGCCGGACCGGATGGCTGGCATGGCCGTGCCCGCCTGGGACGGCTGGCTGCTGGTCGACGGGGCCATGGGCCTGCTGGCGCTGGCGCTGCTGGCCGTGTCGCGCCAGCGCGACGACCAGTTGCAGCGCCTTCTTTCCGAAGCCACGACCGATCCGCTGACCGGCGTCCTGAACCGGCGCGCCCTGATGGCGCTGGCGGGGCCGGCGCTGGAGCGGCCGCGCCGGCAGGGCGAGCCCTCTTCCCTGGTGATGCTCGACCTGGACCACTTCAAGCGGATCAACGACGGGCACGGCCATGCCGCCGGGGATGCGGTGCTGCAACAGCTCGGCGCCGTCCTGCGATCCGCCAGCCGTGGCAGGGACATCATCGCCCGCGTCGGCGGCGAGGAATTCGTCCTCCTGCTCCCGGGCGAGGGCGTGGACGGGGCGCGCAGCGTCGCGGAGCGGCTGCGCGAGGACGTCGCCCGGCTGATCCCGCACCCCGGTGGCGAAGGCCACCGGATCACGCTGAGCGCCGGCCTGGCCGCGATCGGGCCGGGCGAGCCGGTGGCCGCGCTGGAGAAGGCCCTGTCCGCCGCCGACCAGGCCCTCTACGCGGCGAAGGCTGCCGGCCGCGACCGCGTGATCGTCGCCTCGGGACCGGTTCGATAG
- a CDS encoding NADP-dependent isocitrate dehydrogenase — MAKIKVKTPVVEMDGDEMTRIIWGFIKEKLILPYLDIDLKYYDLGIEHRDATDDQVTVDAANATKQYGVGVKCATITPDEARVKEFNLKKMWRSPNGTIRNILDGTIFREPIICNNVPRLVPHWSKPIVIGRHAYGDIYRAAETKIPGPGKATITWTPDGGGTPIELEVTHFKGKGVLMGMHNTNASIEGFARASFNYGLARNFPVYLSTKNTILKAYDGEFKDIFQSIFDAEFKAEFDKRGLTYEHRLIDDMVAAALKWEGGYVWACKNYDGDVQSDIVAQGFGSLGLMTSVLLSPDGKTVESEAAHGTVTRHYREHQKGRETSTNPIASIFAWTRGLAYRGKFDGTPDVVAFADALEKVCVETVESGYMTKDLAILIGKDQPWLNTQAFLDKLDENLKKAMA; from the coding sequence ATGGCCAAGATCAAGGTGAAGACCCCCGTCGTGGAGATGGACGGGGACGAGATGACCCGCATCATCTGGGGGTTCATCAAGGAGAAGCTGATCCTTCCCTACCTCGACATCGACCTGAAGTACTACGACCTGGGCATCGAGCACCGCGACGCGACGGACGACCAGGTGACGGTGGACGCGGCGAACGCCACCAAGCAGTACGGCGTGGGCGTGAAGTGCGCGACCATCACCCCGGACGAGGCGCGGGTGAAGGAGTTCAACCTGAAGAAGATGTGGCGCTCGCCCAACGGGACGATCCGCAACATCCTCGACGGCACGATCTTCCGCGAGCCGATCATCTGCAACAACGTGCCGCGCCTGGTGCCGCACTGGTCCAAGCCGATCGTCATCGGCCGCCACGCCTATGGCGACATCTACCGCGCCGCCGAGACCAAGATCCCGGGGCCCGGCAAGGCCACCATCACCTGGACGCCCGATGGCGGCGGCACCCCGATCGAACTCGAGGTGACGCACTTCAAGGGCAAGGGCGTGCTGATGGGCATGCACAACACCAACGCCTCGATCGAGGGCTTCGCGCGGGCCTCCTTCAACTACGGCCTGGCGCGCAACTTCCCCGTCTACCTCTCGACCAAGAACACGATCCTCAAGGCCTATGACGGCGAGTTCAAGGACATCTTCCAGTCCATCTTCGACGCCGAATTCAAGGCCGAGTTCGACAAGCGTGGCCTGACCTACGAGCACCGGCTGATCGACGACATGGTCGCCGCCGCGCTGAAGTGGGAGGGCGGCTACGTCTGGGCCTGCAAGAACTACGACGGCGACGTGCAGTCCGACATCGTGGCCCAGGGCTTCGGCTCGCTCGGCCTGATGACCTCCGTGCTGCTCTCCCCGGACGGCAAGACGGTCGAGTCCGAGGCGGCGCACGGCACGGTGACGCGCCACTACCGCGAGCACCAGAAGGGCCGCGAGACCAGCACGAACCCGATCGCCTCGATCTTCGCCTGGACCCGCGGCCTCGCCTATCGCGGCAAGTTCGACGGCACGCCGGACGTGGTGGCCTTCGCCGACGCGCTGGAGAAGGTCTGCGTCGAGACGGTCGAGTCCGGCTACATGACCAAGGACCTCGCCATCCTGATCGGCAAGGACCAGCCCTGGCTGAACACCCAGGCCTTCCTCGACAAGCTGGACGAGAACCTGAAGAAGGCCATGGCCTGA
- the coaD gene encoding pantetheine-phosphate adenylyltransferase has protein sequence MPRPGGTERVGLYPGTFDPVTNGHLDVIARAARLVDRLIVGVATNAEKNPLFPLEERVELAAAEVALVAERTGTCIEVRPFQGLLIGYAREVGAGMIVRGLRAVSDFDYEFQMAGMNHRLDAGVETVFLMASERNQFISSRFVKEIARLGGDVSSFVPPLTHARTLARLGLDGVPESKGS, from the coding sequence ATGCCCCGGCCGGGCGGGACCGAGCGGGTGGGGCTGTATCCGGGCACCTTCGACCCGGTGACCAACGGCCACCTGGACGTCATCGCCCGGGCCGCCCGGCTGGTCGACCGCCTCATCGTCGGCGTGGCCACCAATGCCGAGAAGAACCCGCTCTTCCCGCTGGAGGAGCGGGTGGAGCTGGCCGCGGCCGAGGTCGCCCTGGTCGCCGAGCGCACCGGCACCTGCATCGAGGTCCGGCCCTTCCAGGGGCTGCTGATCGGCTATGCGCGGGAGGTGGGCGCGGGGATGATCGTGCGCGGCCTGCGCGCCGTGTCCGATTTCGACTACGAGTTCCAGATGGCCGGGATGAACCACCGCCTCGATGCCGGGGTGGAGACGGTCTTCCTGATGGCCAGCGAACGCAACCAGTTCATCTCCTCGCGGTTCGTGAAGGAGATCGCGAGGCTGGGGGGGGACGTGTCCAGCTTCGTCCCGCCCCTGACCCACGCCCGCACCCTGGCCCGCCTCGGCCTGGACGGGGTGCCGGAATCCAAGGGGAGCTAG